The Hyalangium gracile genomic sequence CTCGAGTGAACACCCAGCATGGTGACTCTCCTTGATCAAGAGAGGCATGCTCCCCGGCGCGCATGTCTCCCGATCTGGAGTATCATGTGAAACAGGCTCATGTGAAACACTCTCTTGCTGTCGATTCACGGGTGGCGGGCTAGCGAGGCGCAAAGCCGACGCAGCTCTCCAGTATGCGCATGTTGCGTTGACCGCCGCTGGCTGAGAAACTCGATACACCTTCTCCGGAGTCATCCACGATCCAGAAGGTCCTGGGGCCCGAGCCGCTGAACGAGCTGATCGAGTTGGAGCTCATCGTGGCGGACTCCCCGCTGCTGACCCGGGGGTTGCCGCCATCGTTGATGAACATGCGCACCGTCCGTGAGCACTCGTTCTTGATCGAGAAGCTGTAGTAGCCGGAGTCCCCTCCTCCCGTGCTTGCCCCGCCCGCCGAGGCGCTGCTCGCGGCGCGCTGCTCGGCCTCGCGCTTCTGGCGCTCTCGCTCCCACTCGGCCTGCCGGGCCTGCTCCCGCTTCTCGAACTCGCGTGCCTCCGCCTGGGCCTGGGCCATGGCCGCGCTCTGCTCGCGCACCTTCGCCTCCAGCTCCTGGGCCGAGAGCTGACGCTCGAGGAGCTGCACCTGGAAGTAGCCCTCGCCCAGCCGGGGGCTGCGACCGATCGTCCGCAGTCCGAGCTCGGCGCTCCCCGCCGCCGCCGCGCACCCGAGATCCGCGCTGAACGAGCGCAGCTTCAAGTAGCGTCCGTGGAGGGGAGCCTCGATGGCCGTGCCCTCGAACTCGCCCACCTTCTCCCGCGCCATGTAGCTTCGGTTGAGCATCAACGGATCCTGCGAGGCCAGCTCGAACAGGAGGTAGCGCTCGCCCTCGTCGCTGAGCCGGGCGTCGGGCTCCAGCGCCACGGCCACGGCGTAGCAGCGCCCGCGCTGGAGCTGCAGCGTGGAGGCGGGCGCGGACGCCAGCGGGTAGCGCGTGGGCTCGCCCACCGGCCTGAGCCCCGCGAGCGCCTGGACCTCCTTCTGCAGGAGCGCGCGCGCGTCCGTGGCGGGGAGCGGCGCGGGCGTCCGGGAGACGTACAGCGCGTACGCATAGAACGTCCCCGGCTCGGGCTGGAACATGGCATTGGCGCCGAGCTCCGCGGCCTTGGCCTTGAGGGCCTGCCGGACGGCCTGAGGCTCCGCGTAGCCACCCGAGGCGCTCACCCCCATGGCGGCGATCACCTCATGGGTGTCACTCTCGACCGGGTAGGACGGCACCACGTAGAGCTTCCGCCGGCCGTCCGGCATGAAGAGGAACATCAACCCAGGCGGCAGCGCCTGGACACCGAGCAGCTCCACGACCGTGGCGGAGTCCGTGGCGGGTCGCGCTGTCCCCAGCGGCTTGACCTCGACCTGGAGCGAGGCGGCCGAGGGGAACATGGAGTGAAGGCAGCCAGCCAATGCCACGGACAGTGCAACCGTGACGACGAGCGGTCTCGAGACGAAGTGCATGGCTGCAACTACCGCACCCCCGCGCCGCCCTCAACGGCAGGTGGAGGGGTCTCCGAGTCGGCCCGAGCGGGCTACCGCGGGGGGCTCGCGTCGGGCCGCGGGTTGGGTGACGGGATGAGGATGAGCTCCTCCTGAGGAGGGATGAGATACTCGGCCCCCGTCTCCGTCACCACGGCCATCTCTTCCACGGAGAGGGTCTTCGTCTCGCCCGGAGTGGGCAGCTTCCAGGCGAAGAAGCCATCGAAGGCGAACACCTGCCCGGGCCGGATGATGCGCGCGGAGGCGCCCTTGGCGGGCTGGCCCTTCTGTGCGCCAGACAGCGCCGGGCCGACGTCGTGCGCCCAGTAGCCCACGGGGTGGCCGGTGCCCCACATGACGGGCTCGCTGCCCACCTGGCGCATCCAGTCGCGCTGGGCCTTGTCCACGTCCCAGCCACGGGCTCCGGGCTTGATCGCGGCGAGCGCCACGCGGTTGCCCTTCTTCGAACGCTCCCACTTCTCGAGCGCCTCGGGGGGTGGCTTCGTCTCGCCCGGAGCCAGCACATAGGCGAAGCGCTGGATGTCCGTCACCCAGCGCCCCTGGATGGCGATGCCGAAGTCCGTCTGGATGAAGTCTCCCGGCTGGATGACGCGGTCGGTGGCATGGGAGTGCCCGCGGTCGGGGCCCGAGTTGACGTTGGGGTTCTGGTCCGGAGCCCAGCCGTCGGTGACGCCGAGCTCGGCCATGCGTCGCTTGAGGAAGCGCGCGACGTCCGAGTCCCGGGTCTTTCCGGGGATGATCTGCCGGTAGGCCTCCTCTTCCAGCTGGGCGGTGAGGGCGGCGGCGCGTCGCATCACCTCCACCTCCTCTGGAAGCTTGATGCCGAGCCACTCGACGACGAGCTCCTCGGAGGAGACGAGCCGCTGGCGCAGGGCTGGGGGCAGCGCGGCGGTGAGGAGCGCGCGCTGGGTGGAGGACAGCCCGTCAGCCACCGACATCCGCTCCGAGAAGTTGAGGGCGATGCGGCGTGGCTTCAGGCGGGCCAGCCGCTCGGAGACCTTGGCGTACAGGTCCGTGCCGCGAGGCAGGGACTCCACCTCGTCGTGCAGGCCCACGTCGCGCAGGGCCTTGGCCTCGCCCTCGGGAGACAGCGCGATCGAGCGCAGCTGCTCGGCCTCACGCAGGAAGAGGAAGGCAGCCGGGGCGCCAGCGTTCTCTCCGCCCACGTGGGCCGCGAGCGGATCGTTGGCGTTCTCGCGGCACACCACCACCCAGGCATCCACTCCGGCGCGCTTCATGGCCTCGGGAAGAAGGCGGGTGACGCGGGCCTTGCGGACCTCCGCCCAAGAGGGCGCGGGGAGAGCGGGAGTGTCTGCTGACCAGGCCTCGGGAATGGGGAGAGAGAGCAGCAGGAGGAGCGCGGAAGGGAGGACTCGCATGGAGAGCATTCGCTGGGGAGGAGACCCGTGCAACCGTGGGGGGTGGAGCCTAGCGCAGAGGAGGGCCCCTTGACGGCAGCGGGCCGCCGTTTCATAGGAAGAGCATGCCTGCGTGCCCGTGCTGCCTGGAGGTCCTGAAGCCCGCCCTCCTGGGTCTCGGCGGCCGTCGCATCGCCGGCAGTTGCGAGCTCTGCGGTGACGCCGTGTGCCAGGGATGCCTGCACTCGGGCTCGCGGGATGTGGAGGCGCTCTTCCGGCTCCGGGCCCCCGACGGAGGCTCCGCGCCCCGAGCCTCACCAGGAAAGGCTTGCGCCAGCTGTCTGTGGGAGTCGTTCGCGGCCCGCGGCAAGTCCCCGCCCTTCCCCGAGCCACCCGGCCGGCGCAAGCGGGCAACCCAGGCGGACTGCAAGCACTCCCATGCCGTCCGGTGGATGCAGTGCTGCCCCACCTGCGGCGCCAAGGTGTCCTGGGAGGTCGAGCACGACAACCCCGTGTGCGATGCGTGCGGAGCCCCCTCGCACTCCGCGTTCAACTGCTGCTGGGCCTGCGGCGAGTCCTTCGAGGAGGACAACGAGCCCGAGGATGCCGAGGGCTATGCGCTCACCTACGAATGTCGCTCCCGCAAGTGCCAGGGGCTGGTGGGGTGGCTCATGCCGTACTGCCCCTGGTGCGCCACGGAACAGCACTGGCACCCCTCCCAGGAGGAGGACGCGCCCACGTGCACGGCGTGCGAAGCGAGCCTCGATCCCACCTGGAGCTTCTGCGCCACCTGCGGCGAGGAAGCCCCCGTCCCCGAGGCGTGCTTCACCTGCGGAGCGCCGCTCGATCGGGCAGAGTGCGCCGCCCGCTGCGAGCACTGCCGGCGGATGGTGTGTGGCGACTGCTTCGGCGACTACACACTGAGGGAGCCAGTCCCCGCCCAGCCCGCCGAGAACGCCGGCCCCCCCGGAGTCCGAGAGCTGCTGCTGTGCACGGCGTGCGCGGAGGAGCTCGGGGCGGCTCCGCTCTCGGACGAGGAGGACTCCGAGGCAGATCCTCCAGCGGAGGAGCCGCGGGAAGATGAGGATGAGCCCCCTGCCCCCAAGGAGACTCCCCCGAGCAGCCCATGGGAGGTGCTCGGAGTGGCGCCGGGGACACCGCTGCCCGAGGTGAAGAGGGCCTACCTCGCCCTCATCACCCAGTACCACCCCGACAAGGTGGCGCAGCTGGGGCCGAAGCTCCAGGCGCTGGCGGCGGAGGAGACTCGCCGGCTCAACCAGGCGTGGCTCGAGGTACGCCAGCGGGCCGGCCAGGGCTCTTCGTAGCGTCCCCTTTCATTTTTCCCCGCAACCGCCGCGCGTGCTCCGGGTTCAAGGGACCGGAGGGTTTTTCATGCGCTGGTGCGCCATCCTGCTGGGCAACCGGCTCGTCCAGTTCCTGTCGCTGGGCGGGCTGCTGTTCATCCTCACCCCGAGTACCGGCTCGCCCACCCACATCGAGCTGTCTCGGCGGCACATCGCCGCCCTTCAGGCCGCGCAGGCCACCCGGCAGGGCTCGGACACGCTCCCGGAGAGCCATGCCTCCGAGGTGGAGTCCCGCGCCATCGAGGACGAGGTCCTCTATCGCGAGGCGCTACGCCTGGGGCTGGACCAGAGCGATCCTCTCATCCGGCAGCACCTCATCCAGAAGGTGCTCCTGCTGGCCGAGGATCTGGGCGGCGCCGGACGCGATCCCTCCGAGCCCGAGCTGCGCCGCTACTTCGAGGAGACCCGCCAGCGCTGGGTGATGCCCGGAGAGGTGCGCCTGCTCCACGTCTTCGCCAGCGAGCCCGCGTCCCTCGCCGCCCTGCGCCCGCGGCTCCAGGCCCACGAGGCCGTAACTCCCGAGGCCCTGCCCCCTCTCGGCGAGCCCTTTCCGCTCTCACGCGACGTGCGCAGCCCTCAGCACCGCCTGGCGGCGGAGTATGGCCCCGACTTCACCCAGGCCGCCTGGAGCCTCCCGATCGGCACCTGGAGCGAGCCTGTCGCCTCGCGCTACGGCTGGCACCTGGTGAAGGTCCTCTCGCGCACCGAGGTCCGTCCGGCCACCTTCGAAGACGTGCGCACGGAGCTGGTGCTCGACTTCGCCATCGCCCGCCGCAAGCGAGTGGTGTCCCAGTTCGTCGCCCGCGCGCTCGAGCGCTACACGTTCACGGTCGACAGCGTCCCCGTGACACCGCCCTCCCCCTCCGGTCGCCTCGGCATCCGCACCGAGGCCTCCGCGGAGGACTGACATGCGCGCCGCCCTCGTCCTTCTCCTGTTGCTGGGTGCCCTGGTGCCTCGGCTTGCCGGGGCCCACGGCATGCGTACCGCAGCCATCTCGCTCGACGAGCTGGAGCCGGGCACGGCCCGCGTCCAGGTCCGACTGAGCGTGCCCGATCCCTCCTTCCGCTTCCGCATCCCCGAGTCCTGTCAGCTCTCGGATGCTGTCTCGGAGGGAGAACTCCGCCACGCCTTCACCCTGCGGTGTCCCTCGGCGCTGGCCGGCCAGACGCTGGGCGTCATGGGCCTGGGGCCGGTGCTGGGAGAGGCCGTCCTCTCGCTCTCGCTCCATGACGGTCGCGCGCTCTCGCACCTGCTGCTGCCGGACGCCCCCTCATGGCGCATCCCCGAGCCAGGAAGCACCCTCTCGGTGGCGGTGGACTACGTCCGCCTCGGCGTCGAGCACATCCTCGCCGGCCCGGACCACCTGCTGCTGCTGGTCCTGCTGGTGCTCGTCCTGCGGAGTCCCCGAGCCGTGCTGCTCGCGGAGACGGCCTTCACCCTCTCCCACAGCCTCACCTTCGCCGCCACGGCGCTCGGCTGGATTCACGTGCCCTCGGCCTGGGCCGAGGCGTGCATCGCCTTGAGCCTGGTGCTCCTGGCGCTCGACGTGGAGCGCCCCGGCCTGCCGGCCCCCTCCGCCCTGCGCGGCGCCGCGTCGGCGCTCGTCTTCGGCCTGGTCCACGGGCTGGGCTTCGCTGGCGGGCTGCAGGAGCTGGGACTGCCCGAGCAGGCCGTGCTGCCAGCGCTGGTGGGCTTCGGCGCGGGCGTCGAGCTGGGCCAGGTGCTCTTCCTCGCCGGGGTGCTCCTCGTGGCATCGCTCGCGGCACGCCTGAAGGTCTGGCCGCGCCTCGTCCTCGCCGGTGGCTACGCGGCCGGCGCCGTCAGCTCCTGCTGGCTGCTCCAGCGCGTCTGGCTCTGTCTCGCCCGCTGAACTCCCTCTTCCTTCCGTGCACTGAAAGGCCCCTGCCATGAACTTCCGCTTCCCTCCCCCTTCGCTGCCAGGAGCCCTGGTGCTCGCGGTGTTGCTCGGCTCCGGCTGCACCCTCGAGGCCCCCGGACAGGCCCGCGACACGTCCTCCCCGGAGACACCACCCGCCGAGCCCCGCACGCCTGCCCTGGGGACCGCCACGCAGGCGCTGTGCTCCGACTACAACGCATACAAGAACGTCTACTGGGGCGATCTGCACACGCACACCTCCTACTCCGTGGACGCCTACTCCTTCCGGACGCGGAACACGCCCCAGGACGCCCATGCCTTCGCGCGTGGAGCTCCCAAGCAGATCGCCGCGGGGGATCCGGCCGGCGCGGGCCCCACCGTGCAGCTCAACTCCGGACGCCTGCTCGACTTCAACGCAGTGACGGACCACAGCGAGTGGCTGCCCACCGGCTTCGGCTGCGGCGCCGCCACCGACGGGACTCCTTATGATCCGGCCAGCCCCTACTACGGCTCGGCGGCATGCCAGTACTACCGCAGCGAGCAGCTCACCTTCCCGGGCTCCTTCCTGACCCAGGTGCCCATCTGCGGGAACTCTCCCAATGGAACCCCCGAGTGCACCGCGGAGCTGCGCTCGGCGTGGCAGGCGGAGCAACAGGCCGCCAACCAGGCCTACGTGCCCTGCACGTACACCACGCTCCATGGCTACGAGTGGACCTCCTCGCAGGATGGCGCGACGCTGCACCGCAACGTCATCTTCGGCTCGGACGTCGTGCCGGACGTGCCCTACTCGGCGCTCGACTACACGGATCCCGGTCAGCTCTGGACGGCGCTCGACCAGGGCTGCCTGGCCTCGGCGGGATGCGAGGCGCTGACCATTCCCCACAACACCAACCAGAGCAACGGTCTGGCGTTCGATCTGCCCGGGGACGCCGGCCCGGATGTCGTCGCCCAGGCGGGGCGCTACCAGCGCCTGGTGGAGATCCACCAGCACAAGGGCAACAGCGAGTGCGCCTACAAGCCGGATGCGGGCTACTCGCTGGATCCGCTCTGCCAGTTCGAGCAGTTCTCCAACGACACCCCGCCGCAGAGCTACGTGCGCCAGGGGCTGACGAAGGGCCTCGGCATCCAGGCGGCCACGGGCAGCAACCCGTTCCGGCTGGGCATCGTCGGTGCCACGGACAACCACAACGGCATGTCGGGCGCGGTCTCCGAGACGAGCTGGAACGGGCACGTGGGCATCAACGACAACACGCCGATGAAGCGCCTGCAGAAGACGCCGAACGAGAACCCCGGCGGCATCACGGGGGTGTGGGCCGAGCAGAACACCCGCGCCAGCATCTTCGCGGCCCTCAAGCGTCGCGAGGTGTTCGCCACCAGCGGCCCGCGCATCAAGGTGCGCCTGTACCAGACATGGAGCAGCACCAACTTCTGCACCGCCACCTATCCCCAGAACATCATCGGCGCGGGCGGCGTGCCCATGGGCGGGACGATGAGCGCCAACCCCGGCTCGGGCCGGCCGTACTTCGTCGTCTCCGCCGTGAAGGACGTGGTGGATCTGGCGAGCATCGACATCATCAAGGTGGACATCCTCAACGGCCAGCCGCGCGAGCGCGTCATCTCCTTCCCCCTCACGGGCGC encodes the following:
- a CDS encoding YdgH/BhsA/McbA family protein, which produces MFPSAASLQVEVKPLGTARPATDSATVVELLGVQALPPGLMFLFMPDGRRKLYVVPSYPVESDTHEVIAAMGVSASGGYAEPQAVRQALKAKAAELGANAMFQPEPGTFYAYALYVSRTPAPLPATDARALLQKEVQALAGLRPVGEPTRYPLASAPASTLQLQRGRCYAVAVALEPDARLSDEGERYLLFELASQDPLMLNRSYMAREKVGEFEGTAIEAPLHGRYLKLRSFSADLGCAAAAGSAELGLRTIGRSPRLGEGYFQVQLLERQLSAQELEAKVREQSAAMAQAQAEAREFEKREQARQAEWERERQKREAEQRAASSASAGGASTGGGDSGYYSFSIKNECSRTVRMFINDGGNPRVSSGESATMSSNSISSFSGSGPRTFWIVDDSGEGVSSFSASGGQRNMRILESCVGFAPR
- a CDS encoding M24 family metallopeptidase — its product is MKRAGVDAWVVVCRENANDPLAAHVGGENAGAPAAFLFLREAEQLRSIALSPEGEAKALRDVGLHDEVESLPRGTDLYAKVSERLARLKPRRIALNFSERMSVADGLSSTQRALLTAALPPALRQRLVSSEELVVEWLGIKLPEEVEVMRRAAALTAQLEEEAYRQIIPGKTRDSDVARFLKRRMAELGVTDGWAPDQNPNVNSGPDRGHSHATDRVIQPGDFIQTDFGIAIQGRWVTDIQRFAYVLAPGETKPPPEALEKWERSKKGNRVALAAIKPGARGWDVDKAQRDWMRQVGSEPVMWGTGHPVGYWAHDVGPALSGAQKGQPAKGASARIIRPGQVFAFDGFFAWKLPTPGETKTLSVEEMAVVTETGAEYLIPPQEELILIPSPNPRPDASPPR
- a CDS encoding J domain-containing protein, with the protein product MPACPCCLEVLKPALLGLGGRRIAGSCELCGDAVCQGCLHSGSRDVEALFRLRAPDGGSAPRASPGKACASCLWESFAARGKSPPFPEPPGRRKRATQADCKHSHAVRWMQCCPTCGAKVSWEVEHDNPVCDACGAPSHSAFNCCWACGESFEEDNEPEDAEGYALTYECRSRKCQGLVGWLMPYCPWCATEQHWHPSQEEDAPTCTACEASLDPTWSFCATCGEEAPVPEACFTCGAPLDRAECAARCEHCRRMVCGDCFGDYTLREPVPAQPAENAGPPGVRELLLCTACAEELGAAPLSDEEDSEADPPAEEPREDEDEPPAPKETPPSSPWEVLGVAPGTPLPEVKRAYLALITQYHPDKVAQLGPKLQALAAEETRRLNQAWLEVRQRAGQGSS
- a CDS encoding peptidyl-prolyl cis-trans isomerase; the protein is MRWCAILLGNRLVQFLSLGGLLFILTPSTGSPTHIELSRRHIAALQAAQATRQGSDTLPESHASEVESRAIEDEVLYREALRLGLDQSDPLIRQHLIQKVLLLAEDLGGAGRDPSEPELRRYFEETRQRWVMPGEVRLLHVFASEPASLAALRPRLQAHEAVTPEALPPLGEPFPLSRDVRSPQHRLAAEYGPDFTQAAWSLPIGTWSEPVASRYGWHLVKVLSRTEVRPATFEDVRTELVLDFAIARRKRVVSQFVARALERYTFTVDSVPVTPPSPSGRLGIRTEASAED
- a CDS encoding HupE/UreJ family protein — encoded protein: MRAALVLLLLLGALVPRLAGAHGMRTAAISLDELEPGTARVQVRLSVPDPSFRFRIPESCQLSDAVSEGELRHAFTLRCPSALAGQTLGVMGLGPVLGEAVLSLSLHDGRALSHLLLPDAPSWRIPEPGSTLSVAVDYVRLGVEHILAGPDHLLLLVLLVLVLRSPRAVLLAETAFTLSHSLTFAATALGWIHVPSAWAEACIALSLVLLALDVERPGLPAPSALRGAASALVFGLVHGLGFAGGLQELGLPEQAVLPALVGFGAGVELGQVLFLAGVLLVASLAARLKVWPRLVLAGGYAAGAVSSCWLLQRVWLCLAR
- a CDS encoding DUF3604 domain-containing protein codes for the protein MNFRFPPPSLPGALVLAVLLGSGCTLEAPGQARDTSSPETPPAEPRTPALGTATQALCSDYNAYKNVYWGDLHTHTSYSVDAYSFRTRNTPQDAHAFARGAPKQIAAGDPAGAGPTVQLNSGRLLDFNAVTDHSEWLPTGFGCGAATDGTPYDPASPYYGSAACQYYRSEQLTFPGSFLTQVPICGNSPNGTPECTAELRSAWQAEQQAANQAYVPCTYTTLHGYEWTSSQDGATLHRNVIFGSDVVPDVPYSALDYTDPGQLWTALDQGCLASAGCEALTIPHNTNQSNGLAFDLPGDAGPDVVAQAGRYQRLVEIHQHKGNSECAYKPDAGYSLDPLCQFEQFSNDTPPQSYVRQGLTKGLGIQAATGSNPFRLGIVGATDNHNGMSGAVSETSWNGHVGINDNTPMKRLQKTPNENPGGITGVWAEQNTRASIFAALKRREVFATSGPRIKVRLYQTWSSTNFCTATYPQNIIGAGGVPMGGTMSANPGSGRPYFVVSAVKDVVDLASIDIIKVDILNGQPRERVISFPLTGAQASTTCLSWQDPEFVPGAPAFYYARAVQAATPRWSSYDCDQLGGLAPAGCQAGGKFREMIQERAWTSPIWALP